CTTTGGAGCCTAAGCAAAAATAACTGGCAGCCCAGAGAATTACTATTTCTCTTACTTTTGCCTGAGAAAATTTGAAGCCAGTCTTTACAAAAGTAATTATATACAACCCTTTCTCCTTGGACTGCTGTACTTGGGTAAGACACTCCTTGGGTCATATGGCTCACGAAGCTGCATTTAAGAGTAATGGAACTGGTTGCAAATTTGTAATCTTCAAGGGAAGAAGGCATGAACCTCTAATGAGAAGAATCCCTGCTTGCCAATGAGAATGGCAATGAGAATTTACCTTGTATATTCTGGACCAGTATGGTATTCAGTTCAATGTGGCCTTGTCTTTTTGAATGATTACCTGAAGGGTGTGTTATACCTCCAAATGGTCATTGCATAGCATTTCCAAAAGCTTCTTGGTAGATTTGTTGCAGAAGAGGAGTCTTAAATTTAATCCAGGGCACATCTTTTACAACTAGATTTCTACAAATGGACACTTACGTTGCACTTGGGAGTGGGGAGttactccctcccccttcccagccatTTCTGCTTGCCCGCCTTCTGTCTCTGGCAggggctgaagcagcagctggaactgagagcaagGAAGAAGTGCCACCACCACCGCCTTTTCTCAGCCACCACTGCTTGGTCACCTCCTCCGCTGCAGAGGAGTtgatggggggcggggaggagaacAAAGCAGCAGCACCgcctcctccctcttttcctacTCCTGGCCATGCTGCTTTGTCAGCCATCTCTCCGTGGCAGGGCCAGTGACCCTGAAAGGCAGAAGGAAGCTGCTCTGTCTCCTGCTTGTCCTGACCACTGCTTCTGAGCCACCAATCTGTTTTCTCTTCTGCCAAGTAGCAGCGGGACCCACCAtcacccttctcccctcccaccaacTTGTCTGCTCTCTTTGCCTACACATCCAGGTTCTTCCCTGCTGCCATAGTATTCCAAGACCTGTTTCCTTTTATTGTTTGCTAGCACAGACATGCTACCCTGGTTTGTGTTTTTGGGCAAACCCTGTCCCCTTTTAAATGGACTTTTTATGTAAAGGAGGCTCCTCTAGGGTTGCAGACCCCCACCCCATCTGTTCAGGGTCATAATACGTGGATATTTTTGATCTGCTTTATAGGGGTTAATTTTAGAATTAGATATGCTGATGTTTTCAGTTCTGTTAGCCTAgagttttatgtatttttgttgCAGAAATTAATGTAACAATCTCAAGTTTCTGAACAGTTGCTTTTTATCTTTTAGGACAAGAGAACCAGCTGGTTGCTTTGATCCCATATAGTGATCAAAGACTGAGGCCAAGAAGAACGTAAGTTAGACTAACAGTATTAGTAGCTTCTTGTGTAATAAAATCTATTGGCAAAGTAGGGACATCCATAACCATTTTCTGGACTGTCTGTTTGTACTGGGTACCCCCTTCCCCTTTGGTCTACCCTGAACTATAGAGAGCCAGGTCCTCCAGAGGACTCCAGAGCAGCTAGGCCACTTGATTGTTGCTGCACAGGATGGCTCTATGGCTCAGTGGGAAGGGTCCTACCAGGTGTAGGTGGTGTTGCCATGATGTTCCTAAGGGTGGGAGTTGGCTGCTGCCATTTCCTTTGTGTAAGAAGTTGACTTCTGAGGATCCCTTAATCTCATGCACATGAAATGTTTTGCTGATGTGAATTGGGGGGCATTGCTAGGGGCTCTCTTGCTGTTGGCACAGTCCTGCGAGTGCAGGTTCTTTGTTATGCTGGGGAAAGAGCAGAGCCATTCTGTAGAGGCTGTGCATCCTGCCTTGCCTGCAGCCTTGGGTGGCTATGCTTTTTCACAGGCCTCCTTGACACTTCAGTTGAATCCCTTTGCAAGAGTGAAGTGTACCTCGTGCATGCTCATTCTTTTCAGAATGGTAGCTTTTACTAAAATCAGTGCACAGTGAAGAGTAGCTGGCTGGAAGAAAAATCTCCAAGTGATCATAGACAGCAGTCTACGtacctgggagtaagtcccagtGAACACAGTGGGATCTCCTTCTGAGTAGATATGCTTAGGATTGTATTGTTAAAAATCCTCAGACTGCAAGGAAAATGTGTAGTGCTTCCACGCCACTTTTCAAAGGAGCATTTCATCGATAAGTAACTTTTCTCTCCCCTACCCCCTCGTTTTCTGCAGAAAGCTGTATGTGACTGCTTCTGTCATCGTGTGCTTACTGCTTTCTGGGCTGGCAGTGTTTTTCTTATTTCCTCGCTCTATTGATGTGGAATACATCGGAGTCAAGTCAGTCTATGTCAGCTATGAAGCACCAAGGCATGTAATACGTTTAAATATTACGGTAAGATCCTTATCAAATTAACCTCTGTTTCCTTCCATGTTTGGCAATTAACACATCTCTTTAAAGACGCTGCCAGCTTTATTCATCTAGAATTCTAAATGTTCTCTTCTGTAGAATACGTTGAACATAACGAACAACAATTACTATGCAGTTGAAGTTGCAAACATTACAGCCCAGGTTCAGCTTTCACAGACCGTCATTGGGAAAGCACGGCTGAACAACATTACTCACATTGGCCCCCTAGATATGAAACAGGTAAATGTGGTTTATGCTTGCAAGAGAAGCTGTGGCTGAGTATTGGGACAGAAAACATTTGCTTCAGATCCGTCTTCTGAATTTCCCCCCTCCAGATTGACTACATGGTGCCTGCAGTTATACAAGATGAAATGAGCTACATATTGTAAGTTATTCTCAATCTCATTTTGAATTTATACGGTTATGTAGGactgccaacctacaggtggggcctggaatacTCCTGGGATaacagctgttctccagaccaTGGAGATTGAGTCCTCtcgagaaaatggcagctttggaagacaGTCTATGATAGGGATGATACATGAAACAAGCTTTCTAAGGCtatgagcacctttggaattctgccacagtatggtgggtgcagccacaaaatggctgtcaccgGAGGCAAAGAAAGTCTGCCACAGCTTAATTTTACTTTCCCAAACCACAGTTGATAGCATTAGTCATGTGTAATTTGGCAGTCAAGAGAAATGGTGCATGTTCATTTTAGGTTGCTAGCATTCCTTTATATGCATTggtctgttttttccccttacaGTGAATTTTGTACCCTTCCCTCTATCAAAGTGCATAACATAGTGGTAATGATGCAGTAAGtatggaatatatattttttacttcacCTAAAAACACTGATGTTGGTTTATTGGTATTCGGGTAAACTGGAGCGTGGTGGGAAAAGTTAAATAGCTTCATATATATGAAAGTTTGCATAGCATGAGGGAATCGGTAACctacaaaaatacaaataacttGAGTCCATACAATTCTCTTAAGAAATTTTTTATCAAACATATCAAATAATGACAGAAGGTGGAAGACAGTGCTAATTGCAATGACTATTTTGATATAATTTTTGATGAACCAGATATATTTGATGTAGAGTCCTAGAAAAACTGGCTTTCTAGAATGTAGCTTGATGTCTGAGTCCATATAGTTAAGAACGGTGTGGTTATGTTGGCTGAGAGTTACTAGTGATTTGTTAACTGTCATGCAGTGAATGTCATGCAGTCCTTGAAAACTACAGTAGGTATGAAATAGTGTGTCCAGAGTGTTGACTGGAGTGAGTTGCAGGGATTATGCAATTCCAGAGATTCTCTGTAGAcatccagtttgcttccagactcCACTCAAAGTGTTGGTGCTGATATTTAATGTtctgttgtggcgcagagtggtaaggcagcagacatgcagtctgaaagctctgcccatgaggctgggaggtcgatcccagcagctggctcaaggttgactcagccttccatccttcagagatgggtaaaatgagtacccagcttgctggggggtaaacggtaaagactggggaaggcactggcaaaccaccccgtattgagtctgccatgaaaacgctagagggcgtcaccccaagggtcaggcatgacccagtgcttgcacaggggatacctttacctttacctatggctTGGGATCTACATTAATTAAGGACTACCTCCTCACATATGAACCTACCCAGTAATCTTTGGGGGCCCTGCTTTGGTTTCCCCTGCCACCTGAAGCTGAATGAGTAGCAACCTGAGAAAAGGGCCTTCTCCATTGTGACACCAAAACTTCCCAGGAAGATTAACCTGTCTCACTTTATCGGTATCTTTCACCCGCCAGTTTTCATtttgtctagcacaggggtagtcaacctgtggtcctccagatatccatggactacaattcccatgagccccggccagtgtttgccactgtttgactacccctggtctagcacacTCCCCGGTGGTGATTATTGACCCTCCTTTTGATGTGCGTATGTTTTCTCTTAATTATTTTATCATTCAAATGCTTTTTAATTactcaaatgttttaatgttcatcACCTTGTGGACCATGATCaagtagaaaagcagcataaatgtttaaaataaatatatatagtcATGAACTATTGCCGGAGGTAGCCTTTAGCAGGCACTGATATAGCAGCaaacagctcccctcccctcccccccatataaCCTGGGcatggaaagaggaggggcaaTCCTGTTTCAGCCCTCATActttgaacatgctggaaaatatGGGGGAACATAAGAGTATGGGGAGAGACTGACTCTTGGATAGCATGTAGTTCAAGATTAATGGAAATATGCTCCTGTTCACATCCCAGTTTGCCAGCAATGTGTTCTCCTAGAACTTTTCAGAAAAGCAGAAGCACACTTTTCTAAAATGCAAATTATCAtgctctgttttccttttttctctatGTAATATGTCATCTCTAAAGTTCTGATTTCACACGATAGTAAGATGATCTCTTTCTATTTTTATGTCCTGACAGTTTAAAATTAGCTTACTGTGCGCTTGTATCTACTTACAAACCATgtgtctctttttcttcttaagagTGACTGTGACAACCTCTTACTTTGGCCATTCTGAACAACTATCTCAAGAGAGATACCAGTACGTCGACTGTGGCGGAAACACAACTTACCATCAGGGACAGACAGAATATCTAAATGTCCTCCAGCCACCCCAATAAAAACAGCAGAGTTAAGGGTTGTATAGAGAAAGAAGATGTTTGTTGGTTCATCAGTGCTGAACTTTTGATCATATTTGGTCCTACTATTTAAAGGGTATGTGGGAATATGTATATAGTTTATCTGTCCTAAAGGCTTTGAGACATGAGCAGAAAAAGATCAAAGTGTATATTATCAAAAATGAGAATGCTTTCCTCCACTGTTAATTTGTAATTATTCTGTCAAAGTGCAGGTAGCAATGAATCTTAAATCAGTTAACTTGCAATTTTCGTACATGGATTTGCAACATCAGCGTGCAGCTGCATTATTATATAAAAGACCATGGATCACTAACTATTATCTTTGGAAACAGGTTGATTACAGAATATTTATTTGGGTTATGATTATTTAATTCAGATGGCAGCCCGTACTGAAACATATTTACCTGTGTTAACgcattattttatttgcattatttatataCTAACTTATAAGGTTCTTGTTCGGAATGCAATAACTGTCCATTCAAACCaacaaaaataatgtaaaactataagaaaaaaaaaaaggaccgcTGTGATTTAAAACCATTTTTGCAGCAAAGAAAAATAGCAGAATATAGATAACTTGGCTAATTTAAAATTAATGCAGTAATGACAAAATCAAAGCAgtcagttaaataaataaaagcagccacacagagatggggaaaaaacattcCTAACTGATGCGTAAAATTGTGAACAAAGAAGGTGCAGTACGGAGGGAATCCTAAAAACAAGATGGTACTGCTAGACAGGCTGTTTTCCTTATGATCATACTCTGatttttaatttataaaattttatcccacccttccctgaaggttcAGCCTAGGCTACAACAAATAAAAGcaaataatttaataatttaaacataaaaaataaatataagaatcttaaattttaaaatgcatacaaaaacATCCAATTGGGAGTAATCATCACTAGTGTTCAAATGCTAATATTTGCTTTCACAATCATACACCAGTTTAGTTTTCACTCTACTAGGATTTTCTTACAGATTGCGTTATAGGTGAAAAACTTGACACAGCTTTATTTCCACAGATCTGTCTGATCTGCTTACAATCTTAAAATAGTCTGGAGATGTAAATACATTTGATATGTTTGCAGAGTGATGAATGCAGGATAAAGTGCAAACTATAATAATGTGTAAAATTTTATGTTGGAAAAACAACCCCAATAGTTACTTATATACAAACTTTTACTGAAAAGAAAACTGAAACATACTTGTATATATTTCCTATCACCCAATATGTTGATTGACATGATGTAGTTACATGCTTCAAATCTTGTGTTTTGGTTTTAAGATCACTTAAGATCACTGACTGTAGACTCGTGACAGCATTATGGGAATTCAAAATAAGAGTCAGaatttaagattaaaaaaaaaacaactaaactTATCCATGTTTCTTTTCCCACTTTTCAGGTATAGGGGGTTGATCTAGAACAAAGACATTAGTGTCCTTTGAAAACTCACATACACAAGGCTGGTTAGAGATGGAGAATAATTACACTTGACATTATTTTACTACTGAATTGAATAGGGAAGGCCACTGAAGGGTTCTAGGACAGCTTGCCTTGCTCCCTCCCATGCCTTTCCAGTAACAGTTGAAAGGAAGCTGTCATGAGGGCAGGCCAGCCAGGATGGTTACTTCCTAGGTTGACCATGTTTATATGTTAAacaacactgtctgacttaactCATTTTGTGAGCCGTTCTATTGTTACTGAAATAGTAGGCAGCAGGCCCACTCTGTAGCAGCTCCTTTGCCATTCAGGGTATGTTTGGGTAAGGGTGGATTGAAGTTGGATTTTGTTACTGCAAAGTTGCAGTATTTTTCATTTCACTGCATTTTCATCCATAGGAGCATATGCTATTTCCATTTAAGATTCAGTAAAACAACCATGTTGTAGTAGAATACACAGGGATCACTAACAGTTTCAAAACTCTGGGTCATATTAACCCAAGGTAAGCAATAATAAAGTCATTGGTCTTGATGGGATAAATATAATTATGGCTAATTTTTATCGTGGAAATAAAATTAAgcacttttaaacattaaaataaagcaAAGTTCATGAAGAATTACTAGGGGTTTGACATGACCAATCACTTGACCGGAAAGGTGAGAGTTTGATTGCAAATGGTAATGATATTAAATGGGGACATTCTACTGCCAGCTTTATTTTGTTGGCTGATCTTAAGACAAGAGTCCTTAAAGAATCTTGTAAGACTCAGCTTGTTTGCTTGACCAGATGTGATCTGTGCCAGAActatcttctctcccccctcggATTCATATGGGATGCTATACGTATTTCTATACAATTGTCTGAACGTTGTATTCTGTATTGCAGTTCAACACTTGTATTCTGCTGTTGGGGCTATGGAAAATGTTCTGGAATTTGTTTTGTAAATATAATGTTTAACTAATTAATTTAACTAATTAATTTAGGTGCTTTTATTTTGATCAGCTGATGTTACAACTGTTAAACAAATAGTTTTTTCAACGTCTTGCAGTTCTCATTCTGTAAAAGCATTTTGCACTTTGAATGGAAGTTGGTTGGTTAAAATTCAGCAGTCCTAAGACTGCTTTGTAGTACCACTAAATATGCTTTTGATGGAAAATGAATAATTTAGAGAGTGTTAATTTGATAGTTCGTTAACTTAAGAGATCAGTTGGGTATAATTACAATACAATCATGATTATTTTACACCTCTTAAAGGCTAGCATTTAGACACTCACTCTATAAAATTTAACATTCCAAGACTACTCTTGTTTTCTGTAACAATACATTTTGAGAGTTTTTACTGCACTTGTATATGAGACTGTGGCGTTAACATTGCTGTACTTTAATTTGTAACTGACTATTGCTGATGAACTTTTACTTCAGACATGCTTTGATACAATTTATATAAATTACCAGTGAAGCGAAACCCTTGTAACATTCTGAGACTTCAATGTGCTATGTAAAGCATGGGCTAATCACATTGTACAgccaatttgtttttgtttgatgGGAAAAGTGTCGAAAGTGCTGGCCAAAGCGACATAGCATATTAAACGCCATGTAGACAGCATCAAAACATTGTTCATTGCCAGCTTACCTGTGTGGCCTCGATGCTTTCTTTTTTCTGATTTGTTTCTCATAGGTAGGCTTAAAGTATTGCTgccatatatggggggggggggggactagcatTGTTGCTTGAGTCCAGAATGTAGATGTTGAAATAGTTTAACCCAGTACACTCAGCATAGCACTTACTGAGGTAAATTTTAGTTTCcagataaaaagaaaatcataacaagaaaacaaaaacatattttaaagcaGTAACTAAAGTAAATCAGCAGATCAGTTACTATACATTTGGCAATAGTCCAACCTTTACTATATTAAAACCAGCAAAGGGACATGAAAATGACAGGCTAAAGTTAAAATTCATGCGGGGTGAGGGGAGGAGACAACAGATCAATGGGTGCAGTCAATGTTCATATATAGAAAGCTTAACAGCTAGTATCAAGCAGATGACTCAGAGGAAATTGCCTTGCTTTCTTTGTTCTGAGGGGGTACACAACAAAGCTTCTAGATTGGGGTTGCAaactggctgtccagatgtccatgtactgcAATCATGGTAaggagtccatggacagctggagagccacagtttggctacccctgatctagatgttcTCTGCTGATGAGCAGGCAGCCCTTAAGTATCCTGCTCCCAGACAATTTACCGACAAAACAATTGTTCCCAGAATTAGAAAGTCATAGGGTAGTTTGTTCCTTGTAGTTTATGTCAGTAAATAAGATGCTGTTGTGTTCTGTGCTGGCTAAAGATTCCGAAcagatttgaaaggttgtcccaaCTGGAGCATGTCGTTGTAATCTAATCTCAATGTGATCATAGTCAAGGAAGGCATTTAGCTGGTGCACATGTTGATTTAAAGGTTCTAGTAGCTGCAAACATGGCCTGATAGGCCTCCAGTTGTAGACCTGATTTAATGCCACCATTTAGATATGACCTTGCTGTGTTAGGAAGAGTATAGCCCCATTTCAAACAGGCTGTCTTCTCAATTCCCAACTGAATATATTATCAACCAATAGTACCTCAATATAGTAcctcaagaaggtagccagccaggcattttaccacctcacCAAGCCCGGattctagtgccctacctgtcccccaaacacctggccacagtgatccatgcgacagtctcctccagaatagatttctgtaacttgctctatgcaggactgcccttgtccctgacccggagattccagctggtacaaaatgcagctcctAGGGTCCTTGCTGGAATACCacggaggacccatatccagcctgtgctgaggcagctgcactggttgccagttgtagtccggatccggttcagggttttggtttcaaccttcaaggccttacgcgggttgggccccgcatacctgagggaccacctatcaccctatgcccccccacagggctttacgttcTACAAgtgagaatttactggttgttcccggccccagagaggcacgcctggccagggccttctcggtggaatgagctcctgggtgagctgcgggccctttcagtcttccgcagagcctgtaaaacagagctcttccgccaggtctatatggttgaggccaggatagtgcAGAAAgagcaattgcccccccccaagttaaaCAACGAATGACACgttgtctctcctttctccttcctctcgTAGAAAGGTAGGGGGGGTTGAGGGTTCCACCATGTTTGCTGCTGTGTTTTGATGTtttgattgtccattttaatagggttttaatgggttttagttGGACTTGTAAACCTCCATAagcctcttgggagtggtggttaataaattaaataatttctAGATTAAGCTTAAGTTTATTGGCCTTTCTCCAGCCTGTTACTGCCATCGGATACTTTTTCAGGACACAAAATGCTTCACCTCAGTTGGAAGGAGGAAAAAATACAATTGTGTGTCTTGATATAATTGCTTTTCATTCCAAATCTCTTGAACGCCTCTCCATGTTACCTCATGTAGATGTTAAGTATGAGAAGCAAATTTTAACCCTGCAGGACTCCCTAATGCAAGTGTTAAAGGACTGAAGACCTATCCCAGAATCACCTTTTAGTTCCAGTCAGGTGCAGAACTATCAGAGCTTGGAATGCTATAGTTGATGGTGTCAGAAGCTGCTAAGAAGTTCAGTAGAACCAATAAAGTCATATACCCTGTGGCTCATGGCATAAACAGCTACAAAACCACTGAAAGCTGGACTTGCACAGATCTACATAATCCATCTCATTAAAAAGCTAGGAATTGCACAGACACAATTGGCTTGAAAACCCAAAAAGAATGGGGATATTTGATATTGGATGACAGTTACTCAGTATGCTTGGATCCAGGGATGGTTGGGTAGCTTTTTCAGAAGGCAGTTGGCACTATCTCCTCTTTCAATTAAGTATTTCCTACTGTCTGGATTCAACTGAATTACAAGATATAATGAACCATGTGTGGTAGATTTGTCTCCTCCAAGTACATTTTCCCTATCCCCAGACTGCAACAAATAAAATTCATCCTTGTGATTCTGAGTTAGCTTCGATAACAGTTGCATTTGCAAAAGGTATTTGCTAACATATGGGCAGTGAGCAGTCATACTTTAAGATGAAATGTGTTTTGGGGAAGGTTGGAATGCTAGATATATGTTAATATTTCTACATTTATGCTTGACTTTCCCCTCCAAAGTAAGGTAGACTGCCACATCATTTGCTGTACAACCATGTTTTAGCTGGTAAAGGTAGGGCAGGCCCTACAATTATATtggatattaaaaacaaaaatttctACATAAGACACAAGAGCAACTTAATGACCTACTTACTgttcaatgttttttaaaaagtgacttcTGTTCATTAACCACTACAAGTGTTCAGAAATGCATATAATTTATGTATAGAAATACTAAAAGGTGATAACTATTTTTGTAATTTTAGAAATGTAATTGTTCCTGTAATAGTGTGTGGCAAATGATCTGTATGCAATGTTTTAAAGCATGAACAATAAAGCTTCTCTATTCAGTGTGCTTTTATGGATTCTGTAATGACTAAAGATCTATTTTGTCTCTTTTCCTGCTCCAGAAGAAGACAATATTGATTATTCACTTGTATTCCTGAACAGGGGATTGCTGAGTTACACAAGGAGGTACTTCCCACTGACTGAGCTTAAATAGCTGCCAGAGTGGAGATTATTTGGATTTGGGCCACGGTGCTGAGACACGGAGCCACGACCCAAATCTATCATACCCCCTAGCCTGTGGAAGGGAAAGTGTGTAGAAGGCTTGTGATGGTGGGGAGATTTCTCTTGGAGAAGCTATAAAGGGTTTAAATTCCACCTTAGTATCACAACCATCAAAAGGGGCTATTTTCTAATATATGGCCTCAGTGTTGTTTATAGTTTGGCCCTAAGCTGGGATCCTTTCCCGGAGAAAAAAACATGAGCGGCAGCTATTCTTCGAAACAAAAGCTGTGTTCAGGAGCCCCTCAAAGATTAGTAATTTTGTTATGGCATATGCTCTTGTGTGCTAGAACATGCGTGTGCAAAAAGAAGAGAAGCTtctatatcccacctttcttcatgGGATGTGAGTGCGAGGGCGGAAataggtggagatagcgctacttcagcTCTACACacgtggcttgctggttgctttcctacAGCTAGTGCTTCCTAGttgggagaatccactttatgctattCCCCAGCTGGtgcattaaaatggaggatgtagctaccggtttgctgattggacactggatgttggcaacatcttgcaaaacaccaaaaatatggcatctgcatagagtatttcactatatctggtgcggaatggcctatAGACAGGTACAATTCAATGGTGGAGTTGAGGCTGTAAGTGCATAAGCCAATGGGGGCTAGGGTTGTGCGTCTGCGGCATCTGAATTGGCTGTTCCACGCCTGCGTGTGTACGCCGACTGATGCActggcacccgtgcctcccctcccccccacgcggcatggtgcggcactggctgtgtcagcctgaaatggctaATTAAATTGCCCCATTGCTCTAGTGAAACAGCGCTACTGGAGGGTGGAAACAGAACTGAACAGC
This Paroedura picta isolate Pp20150507F chromosome 11, Ppicta_v3.0, whole genome shotgun sequence DNA region includes the following protein-coding sequences:
- the TMEM106B gene encoding transmembrane protein 106B, which produces MGKSFSLPSHVSREDGSSSDNMKNGLVHSESHSEDGRGGDVSQFPYVEFTGRDSVTCPTCQGTGRIPRGQENQLVALIPYSDQRLRPRRTKLYVTASVIVCLLLSGLAVFFLFPRSIDVEYIGVKSVYVSYEAPRHVIRLNITNTLNITNNNYYAVEVANITAQVQLSQTVIGKARLNNITHIGPLDMKQIDYMVPAVIQDEMSYIFEFCTLPSIKVHNIVVMMQVTVTTSYFGHSEQLSQERYQYVDCGGNTTYHQGQTEYLNVLQPPQ